In one window of Dokdonia sp. PRO95 DNA:
- a CDS encoding DUF4199 domain-containing protein, which yields MSLVIKKFGAIAFFLGLLGFTLALYLGKSLDYGTQELVGWGVMGMTAAMVYFGVAYQRDTVNAGKISFGSALKTGIIIAALGGLGIALADIVYTLFVNPSFFLEYNDYAMELAVESKNPVAISQLEAQREMYSQYSGTEMSFIAGLMMFVMTFILGFVVSLIAAFILKKE from the coding sequence ATGAGTTTAGTGATAAAGAAATTTGGTGCGATTGCATTCTTTTTAGGTCTCCTAGGATTTACGCTCGCACTGTATTTAGGTAAGAGCTTAGATTACGGTACGCAAGAACTCGTAGGTTGGGGAGTTATGGGTATGACGGCAGCGATGGTGTACTTTGGAGTGGCTTACCAGCGTGACACGGTTAATGCGGGTAAAATCTCTTTTGGTAGCGCTTTAAAAACAGGAATTATTATTGCTGCTTTAGGCGGTCTTGGTATTGCGCTTGCAGATATAGTGTATACCTTATTTGTAAATCCATCTTTTTTTCTTGAATACAATGATTATGCAATGGAGCTTGCCGTGGAGTCCAAAAACCCGGTAGCTATCTCTCAGCTTGAGGCTCAAAGAGAGATGTATAGTCAATATAGCGGCACAGAGATGTCGTTTATTGCTGGACTTATGATGTTTGTAATGACGTTTATACTTGGTTTTGTCGTTAGTCTTATCGCAGCATTTATTCTCAAGAAAGAGTAA
- a CDS encoding 2-hydroxyacid dehydrogenase, with protein sequence MKILHLDNNHPLLVKQLEEAGYTNVENVTISKEETEAIIADYEGIVIRSRFKIDKQFIDAAPHLKFIARVGAGLESIDIPYAESKGIYLISAPEGNRNAVGEQSLGMLLSLFNNLNRADAQVKAGHWNREPNRGVELEGKTVGIIGYGNMGKAFARKLQGFDCKVLCYDIKNEVGDSYATQVSLSQFQEEVDVVSLHTPWTPQTDKMVDTAFINAFTKPFYLINTARGKSVVTKDLVAAMKAKKVLGAGLDVLEYEKLSFENLFTTDGNSNLPEPLQYLIEQDNVLLTPHIAGWTVESKIKLAQTIVDKILQRFS encoded by the coding sequence ATGAAAATACTCCACCTAGATAATAACCACCCGCTACTGGTAAAGCAACTTGAAGAAGCAGGTTATACTAATGTTGAAAATGTTACTATCTCAAAAGAAGAGACAGAGGCGATCATCGCAGATTATGAGGGTATTGTAATACGCAGTCGTTTTAAAATAGATAAGCAGTTTATAGATGCTGCTCCTCACCTTAAATTTATTGCTCGCGTAGGCGCAGGTCTAGAGAGTATAGATATCCCTTATGCTGAGAGTAAAGGCATTTATCTCATCAGTGCGCCAGAGGGTAACCGCAATGCCGTAGGGGAGCAATCACTAGGGATGCTGCTCAGTCTTTTTAATAATTTAAATAGAGCAGATGCCCAAGTAAAGGCAGGTCACTGGAACCGGGAGCCTAATCGGGGTGTTGAGCTAGAAGGAAAAACCGTGGGGATCATAGGCTATGGTAATATGGGGAAAGCCTTTGCTAGAAAATTACAGGGTTTTGACTGTAAAGTGCTTTGTTATGATATAAAAAATGAGGTAGGTGATAGCTATGCTACGCAGGTGTCATTAAGCCAATTTCAAGAAGAGGTTGATGTTGTGAGTTTACACACGCCTTGGACTCCACAAACAGATAAAATGGTAGATACTGCTTTTATAAATGCTTTTACAAAACCATTTTATCTCATAAACACTGCAAGAGGAAAATCTGTTGTGACAAAAGATCTTGTAGCAGCTATGAAAGCAAAAAAAGTACTAGGAGCTGGACTGGATGTGCTAGAATATGAAAAGCTTTCTTTTGAGAATTTATTTACCACAGACGGAAATTCAAACCTGCCAGAACCCTTACAATATCTTATTGAGCAAGATAATGTACTCCTCACGCCACACATTGCAGGGTGGACGGTTGAGAGTAAAATAAAACTAGCGCAAACCATAGTAGATAAGATACTGCAGCGTTTTTCTTAA
- a CDS encoding cupin domain-containing protein, translated as MRPINIHEKLGKFDKQWHPHQIATVDNMQVLLAKVSGEFVWHSHKDEDELFFVQKGVLEMRFRESGNPEKEWSETVHQGEIIVVPKGVEHCPTTKDGEEVHLLLFEKLSTAHTGEVTNAKTQTDYPKI; from the coding sequence ATGAGACCCATTAATATCCACGAGAAATTAGGCAAATTTGATAAGCAATGGCATCCACACCAGATTGCTACGGTAGATAATATGCAAGTACTTTTAGCAAAGGTTTCGGGTGAGTTTGTATGGCACAGTCATAAGGATGAAGATGAGTTGTTTTTTGTGCAAAAAGGGGTGTTAGAAATGCGCTTTCGCGAAAGCGGAAACCCAGAAAAAGAGTGGTCTGAAACGGTACATCAAGGTGAAATCATAGTTGTACCTAAAGGCGTAGAACATTGCCCAACTACCAAAGATGGAGAAGAGGTGCACCTACTGCTTTTTGAAAAATTAAGTACGGCTCACACGGGAGAAGTAACAAACGCCAAAACTCAAACAGATTATCCTAAAATTTAA
- a CDS encoding thioesterase family protein gives MSQKSYEYHLTVPASAIDVLNHVNNVVYLDWVQIAASKHWNHVTRDYFKDEDPAEERLGINKMAWVVMDHHIKYHGQAFKDDEIVVTTTVVQISGATSQRNTTIKRKGEEKVLVSAVTNWCLLKMPQGRPMRLPVEVSQLFA, from the coding sequence TTGAGCCAGAAAAGCTATGAATATCACCTCACCGTACCAGCATCTGCTATAGATGTGCTCAATCACGTAAACAATGTAGTGTACTTAGACTGGGTGCAAATTGCTGCATCAAAACATTGGAACCACGTAACCAGAGACTATTTTAAAGACGAAGACCCAGCCGAAGAGCGACTAGGCATCAATAAAATGGCTTGGGTGGTGATGGATCACCATATAAAGTATCACGGCCAGGCATTTAAAGATGACGAGATTGTCGTAACAACTACGGTGGTTCAAATCTCTGGTGCGACCTCGCAGAGAAACACCACCATAAAACGCAAGGGAGAAGAAAAAGTACTGGTGAGTGCAGTTACAAACTGGTGCTTGCTCAAAATGCCCCAAGGACGACCTATGCGACTACCGGTGGAGGTATCCCAATTATTTGCGTAG
- the mgtE gene encoding magnesium transporter — MQFQLTSNLIDQIQAHVAVQDEVALKELLTDLHHADIAEILDEVDADEAAYLVLLLDSEQTSEALMELDEDVREKLLENLTPAEIADEVEEMDTDDAVDMIGELDDDIQLAVINQIEDEEHKADIREMLQYDENSAGGLMAKELIKVKETWTVAGCVREMRRQAEEVTRVHSIYVVTKENELIGRLSLKDLLTSDTRTKISEIYIPKVDSVNVNDPAEDVAKVMQKYDLEAIPVVDDKRVLQGRITIDDIVDFIKEEAEKDYQMAAGISQDVEADDSILQLTRARLPWLFLGLLGGVGAAAIMGGFEEVLNDHVILLLFTPLIAAMAGNVGVQSSAIIVQGLANDDVKGSIGNRLIKEMLLAMLNGAALAIVLFFYVWISESAVDYATSISISLFVVIIVAGIIGTFIPLFLHKRGIDPAIATGPFITTSNDIFGILIYLYIAKLILGI; from the coding sequence ATGCAATTTCAACTCACAAGCAATCTCATAGACCAGATACAAGCACACGTAGCTGTTCAAGATGAGGTAGCCCTCAAAGAATTGCTTACAGATCTTCACCACGCAGATATTGCAGAGATCCTTGATGAGGTAGATGCAGATGAGGCTGCCTACCTAGTACTTCTCTTAGATAGTGAGCAAACTTCTGAGGCTCTTATGGAGCTAGATGAAGATGTGCGAGAAAAACTTCTAGAAAACCTAACTCCTGCCGAAATTGCAGATGAGGTAGAAGAAATGGATACCGATGATGCGGTAGATATGATAGGTGAGCTAGATGATGATATACAGCTAGCAGTTATAAACCAGATAGAAGACGAAGAGCATAAGGCAGACATACGTGAGATGCTGCAATATGACGAGAATAGTGCTGGTGGTCTTATGGCAAAAGAGCTTATTAAGGTAAAAGAAACCTGGACAGTGGCAGGGTGTGTGCGTGAGATGCGTCGCCAGGCAGAAGAGGTGACTCGAGTGCACTCTATCTACGTGGTTACAAAAGAGAATGAACTCATAGGGAGACTATCGCTCAAAGACCTTCTTACCTCAGATACGAGAACAAAAATATCTGAAATCTATATACCTAAAGTAGACTCTGTAAATGTAAATGACCCAGCAGAAGATGTTGCAAAGGTGATGCAAAAGTATGACTTAGAGGCTATACCCGTTGTAGATGATAAGCGTGTGCTGCAAGGACGCATTACAATAGATGATATTGTAGATTTTATAAAAGAAGAGGCCGAAAAAGATTACCAGATGGCAGCGGGTATCTCTCAAGATGTAGAGGCAGATGATAGCATACTACAGCTTACTCGTGCGAGATTACCTTGGCTATTTTTAGGATTACTAGGGGGTGTAGGAGCTGCGGCTATTATGGGCGGTTTTGAAGAGGTGTTAAATGATCACGTTATTCTTTTACTATTTACACCGCTTATTGCTGCAATGGCTGGAAATGTAGGGGTACAATCTAGTGCGATTATTGTACAAGGTCTTGCAAATGATGATGTAAAAGGAAGCATAGGTAACAGATTAATTAAGGAAATGCTGCTCGCAATGCTTAACGGTGCTGCGCTGGCCATTGTATTGTTCTTTTACGTATGGATATCAGAAAGTGCGGTAGACTATGCGACTTCTATATCAATTTCGCTATTTGTTGTAATCATTGTTGCCGGGATTATAGGTACGTTTATTCCGTTGTTTTTACATAAAAGAGGCATTGATCCTGCGATTGCAACTGGGCCGTTTATTACTACAAGTAATGATATATTTGGAATACTTATTTACCTCTATATCGCAAAACTTATACTAGGTATTTGA
- the rsmA gene encoding 16S rRNA (adenine(1518)-N(6)/adenine(1519)-N(6))-dimethyltransferase RsmA translates to MSKQQKKRKFEKPHANRGHRDQGVKAKKHLGQHFLGDESVARDIGDTLTLEGYKHILEIGPGTGVLTKYILAKPAQLTVMDLDTESIDYLRSSFTLEHKLNDEKFTVLEADFLKYDLDTIYPGEPLAITGNFPYNISTQIVFKTIEHKERIPEFTGMFQKEVAARICADHGSKTYGILSVLAQAFYDAEYLFTVPPTVFIPPPKVDSGVLRLKRKENFKDIGCTEEMLFKVVKMAFQQRRKTLRNSLKGMGLSDHFRESEILNKRPEQISVQGFIELTAAITKDIQEQ, encoded by the coding sequence ATGTCAAAACAACAAAAGAAGAGAAAATTTGAAAAGCCGCACGCAAACCGGGGTCATCGCGATCAAGGGGTGAAGGCAAAAAAGCACTTGGGGCAACACTTCTTAGGTGATGAGTCTGTGGCAAGAGATATAGGAGACACGCTCACATTAGAAGGCTATAAACACATCTTAGAGATAGGGCCTGGTACGGGAGTACTTACCAAGTATATTCTTGCAAAACCAGCACAACTCACAGTGATGGACCTAGATACGGAGTCTATTGACTATTTAAGAAGCTCTTTTACGCTAGAGCATAAGCTCAATGATGAGAAGTTTACCGTACTAGAAGCCGATTTTTTAAAGTACGACCTAGACACCATTTACCCTGGAGAGCCATTAGCAATTACCGGAAACTTTCCATATAACATTAGTACGCAAATAGTTTTTAAAACTATTGAGCATAAAGAGCGCATCCCAGAGTTTACGGGAATGTTTCAAAAAGAAGTTGCCGCACGCATTTGTGCAGATCACGGGAGCAAGACCTACGGCATTTTATCTGTACTGGCACAAGCATTTTATGATGCAGAATACTTATTTACGGTGCCTCCCACTGTTTTTATTCCGCCACCTAAAGTAGATAGTGGAGTTTTACGCTTAAAGCGAAAAGAAAACTTTAAAGACATAGGTTGCACAGAAGAGATGTTATTTAAGGTTGTGAAAATGGCATTTCAGCAGCGCCGAAAGACGTTGAGAAACAGTCTTAAGGGTATGGGGTTAAGTGACCACTTTCGCGAAAGCGAAATTCTCAATAAACGCCCAGAGCAAATCTCTGTACAAGGCTTTATAGAACTTACAGCAGCAATCACAAAAGATATACAAGAGCAGTAA
- a CDS encoding DUF4286 family protein, with amino-acid sequence MLIYNVTINIEESVEKEWLAWMQQVHIPEVIATGKFVKALMTRVRTEEEMGGVTYSVQYGCPSQQHLDAYYEQDADRLRLASNKFAGKFVAFRTELEVISQH; translated from the coding sequence ATGCTTATATATAACGTTACCATAAACATAGAAGAATCTGTAGAAAAAGAATGGCTCGCCTGGATGCAGCAAGTGCATATACCAGAAGTGATTGCTACGGGTAAATTTGTAAAAGCACTTATGACTAGAGTGCGCACAGAAGAAGAAATGGGCGGAGTCACATACTCTGTACAATATGGGTGCCCGAGCCAGCAGCACCTTGATGCCTACTACGAGCAAGACGCAGATAGATTAAGGCTCGCGAGTAATAAGTTTGCGGGTAAATTTGTCGCTTTTAGAACAGAGCTTGAGGTAATCTCGCAGCACTAG
- a CDS encoding tetratricopeptide repeat protein yields MKKNWFLILICVFGFFAFAKAQTEQLARNYADQGEFEKAIISYKQALLKKRGNHVLITGLVKSYQQLEKYKEAEIALNENLAATRDKGFYYVEIGYNHQLQQRDSIAQDYYNQVLAGIESKTMNAYRAARAFQEHNLLTEAVQAYEIAMANNPRANYNVQLARLYGELGEVEKMFNAYLDLINKSENYLQAAQRNFALYVNDDPLNEANIIFRKTLLKRLQTEQNVLYNELLSWLFIQQKDYRKAFAQEKAIYRRTEGRHEGIVNLAEIAIEENAIEDATEILEFLRDNVVAGSVKLYAEQQLIQLAVKKAVTAEEKALVKKRFEALLDQYIKKEYTVPLQIDYAHFLAFNMEQPDEAIAYLKKGIKIPRDRFDHARLKMELADILVLTEKFNQALIYYSQIQNEIQNNVISQEARFKVAKTSYYKADFDWAESQLNVLKAGATQLIANDALELLLVIRDNSMDDSLQTALKKYATADLLAFQNKSEEAIALYDDILEKHKGEKIEDEALLSQAKLYENKEAFAKAEKNYLTIIEYYSDGVLADDAYYRLARLYEGPLNQPEKAKNNYERIIFDLADSIYYVEAQKRFRNLRGDAIN; encoded by the coding sequence ATGAAGAAAAATTGGTTTTTAATACTCATCTGTGTGTTTGGTTTTTTTGCTTTCGCGAAAGCGCAAACAGAACAACTTGCTCGCAACTATGCAGACCAAGGTGAGTTTGAGAAGGCCATCATATCTTATAAACAGGCACTTCTTAAAAAACGAGGCAATCACGTACTAATTACTGGTCTTGTAAAAAGCTATCAACAGTTAGAAAAATACAAAGAAGCCGAAATTGCGCTTAACGAAAACCTTGCTGCTACTCGCGATAAAGGTTTTTATTATGTAGAGATAGGATACAACCATCAGCTACAACAACGAGATTCTATCGCTCAGGATTATTATAATCAGGTACTTGCAGGTATAGAGAGCAAGACCATGAATGCATATCGTGCTGCTCGTGCATTTCAAGAGCATAACTTGCTTACAGAAGCTGTTCAGGCCTATGAGATCGCGATGGCTAATAATCCGAGAGCAAATTATAATGTCCAACTAGCCAGACTTTATGGGGAACTAGGAGAGGTGGAGAAAATGTTTAATGCCTACTTAGACCTAATTAATAAGAGTGAAAACTATCTACAAGCCGCTCAACGTAATTTTGCCCTTTATGTGAATGATGATCCGCTTAATGAGGCTAATATTATTTTTAGAAAGACCTTATTAAAGAGATTACAAACAGAACAAAACGTACTTTATAATGAGTTGCTGAGTTGGCTTTTTATACAGCAAAAGGATTATAGAAAGGCATTTGCACAAGAAAAGGCTATTTATCGCCGTACAGAAGGAAGACATGAAGGCATCGTAAATCTAGCCGAAATTGCGATAGAAGAAAATGCTATTGAAGATGCAACAGAGATATTAGAATTTCTAAGAGATAACGTAGTTGCGGGTAGTGTTAAGCTTTATGCAGAGCAACAGTTAATACAGCTAGCGGTAAAAAAGGCGGTCACGGCCGAAGAGAAAGCACTTGTTAAAAAACGCTTTGAAGCCTTGCTAGATCAATATATTAAGAAGGAATATACCGTGCCTTTGCAAATAGACTATGCACATTTTCTTGCATTTAACATGGAGCAGCCAGATGAGGCTATTGCTTATCTTAAAAAGGGGATAAAAATCCCTCGTGATAGATTTGACCACGCTCGGCTTAAGATGGAGCTAGCAGATATTCTGGTGCTTACAGAAAAGTTTAATCAGGCGCTCATTTACTATTCTCAAATTCAGAACGAGATCCAGAATAATGTAATCTCCCAGGAAGCTAGATTTAAGGTGGCAAAGACCAGTTATTATAAAGCAGATTTTGACTGGGCAGAGTCGCAGCTCAATGTCTTGAAGGCTGGTGCAACACAACTTATTGCAAATGATGCACTAGAGCTATTACTTGTTATTAGAGATAACTCAATGGATGATAGCTTACAGACGGCACTTAAAAAATATGCTACGGCAGATTTGCTAGCCTTTCAAAATAAGTCTGAAGAGGCTATCGCATTATACGATGATATTTTGGAGAAGCACAAGGGAGAAAAGATAGAGGACGAGGCATTGCTTTCTCAAGCTAAATTGTATGAAAATAAAGAAGCTTTCGCGAAAGCAGAAAAAAACTACCTCACAATCATTGAGTATTACAGCGATGGCGTACTAGCAGATGATGCATATTATCGCCTAGCAAGATTATACGAAGGACCGCTCAATCAGCCAGAAAAGGCAAAAAATAATTACGAGCGCATCATTTTTGACCTTGCAGACAGTATCTATTATGTAGAGGCGCAGAAGCGATTTAGGAATTTGAGAGGAGATGCAATTAATTAG
- the serS gene encoding serine--tRNA ligase — translation MLQVAHIRENKEAFAKALSKRNIDAATLLDQVVAADDLRRSSQAQLDEVLADSNKFSKEIGMLFKSGEAQKANILKEKTAGLKEQSKTLQEQLNTASEDLQNLLYQIPNIPHDSVPEGNSDEDNEEIFRKGDIPVLHDAAQPHWELAKKYDIIDFELGTKIAGAGFPVYKGKGARLQRALIAYFLDKNTEAGYTEYQVPHLVNEASGFGTGQLPDKEGQMYHVTEDDLYLIPTAEVPVTNMFRGDLRNHNELPITCTGYTPCFRREAGSYGAHVRGLNRLHQFDKVEIVRIERPEDSAAALDGMVDHVKTILDELELPYRILRLCGGDLGFTAHLTYDFELFSTAQDRWLEISSVSNFLTFQANRLKLRFKDEDGQNKLAHTLNGSSLALPRVLAGILENCQTPEGIKIPKALIPYCGFDMIN, via the coding sequence ATGCTACAAGTAGCACACATTAGAGAAAACAAAGAAGCTTTCGCGAAAGCGTTATCTAAAAGAAATATAGACGCCGCAACCTTACTTGATCAAGTAGTGGCGGCAGATGATCTTCGTCGTAGTTCGCAAGCGCAACTTGATGAAGTACTTGCAGATAGTAATAAGTTTTCCAAGGAAATAGGAATGCTTTTTAAAAGTGGAGAAGCTCAAAAGGCAAATATTCTCAAAGAGAAAACTGCAGGTTTAAAAGAGCAATCTAAAACCCTTCAAGAGCAATTAAACACTGCTTCTGAGGATTTACAAAACTTGCTTTACCAAATCCCAAACATCCCACATGACAGCGTGCCTGAGGGTAACAGTGATGAGGATAATGAAGAAATCTTTCGCAAGGGAGATATTCCTGTGCTTCACGATGCGGCACAGCCACATTGGGAGCTTGCAAAGAAATACGATATTATTGATTTTGAACTAGGAACTAAGATTGCTGGGGCTGGTTTTCCAGTGTATAAAGGCAAAGGAGCACGTTTACAACGTGCGCTTATCGCTTACTTTTTAGACAAAAATACAGAGGCTGGATATACAGAATACCAAGTGCCGCACCTTGTAAATGAGGCGTCAGGTTTTGGTACTGGCCAACTTCCAGATAAGGAAGGGCAAATGTATCACGTGACCGAAGACGATTTATATTTAATCCCTACGGCAGAGGTGCCAGTGACAAATATGTTCCGCGGTGATTTACGCAATCATAATGAGTTGCCTATTACATGTACTGGGTATACGCCATGTTTCCGTCGTGAGGCTGGATCTTATGGGGCACACGTACGCGGGTTAAACCGCTTGCACCAGTTTGATAAAGTTGAGATTGTACGTATAGAACGTCCAGAAGATAGTGCTGCGGCACTAGACGGGATGGTAGATCACGTAAAAACAATACTTGATGAGTTAGAATTACCATACAGAATTTTACGTCTTTGTGGTGGTGACCTTGGATTTACAGCACACCTTACTTATGATTTTGAATTATTTTCTACAGCGCAAGATCGTTGGTTAGAAATTAGTTCTGTGTCTAACTTCTTGACTTTTCAAGCAAATCGTTTAAAGCTTCGTTTTAAGGATGAAGATGGTCAGAACAAGCTTGCACATACACTTAATGGTAGCTCACTAGCGCTGCCACGCGTACTTGCAGGAATTCTTGAAAACTGCCAGACGCCAGAAGGAATCAAAATTCCTAAGGCGTTAATCCCTTATTGTGGGTTTGATATGATTAACTAA
- a CDS encoding PoNe immunity protein domain-containing protein — MMHINNDYFENAVLYYKKSFSETQESILNFNPSSDEASHRKRILEISLSRYSLSTLQALYSSGCIDKRKLQQQLNKTTDLIDKFWKPNVARMSTGDGARQKYHPIYYLPYYIVMRWVLSFCVLLDAPISSFEMLQKIIDRDKIEDALYDFLLSYKYPERKISQKMAIKKPVNRIKDILHMKQNSIFEKELSVYLDKEWLKTYKNSHIYNSHKAMDVPNYSFTGYWAFEVAAIVKIKGLDDSSFRDHKYYPSQLL, encoded by the coding sequence ATGATGCACATAAACAATGATTACTTTGAAAATGCAGTTTTATATTATAAAAAAAGTTTTTCTGAAACTCAAGAATCTATATTAAATTTTAATCCTTCAAGTGATGAAGCAAGTCATCGTAAAAGAATATTAGAAATTAGTCTGTCTAGATATTCTTTATCTACTCTTCAGGCATTGTATTCATCTGGTTGCATAGATAAAAGAAAGCTTCAACAACAGTTAAACAAGACTACTGATTTGATAGACAAATTCTGGAAGCCTAACGTCGCACGCATGTCTACTGGCGATGGTGCTAGACAAAAATATCATCCTATCTACTATCTACCTTATTATATTGTTATGCGGTGGGTTTTATCATTTTGTGTATTATTAGATGCTCCTATAAGCTCCTTTGAAATGCTTCAGAAAATCATTGATAGAGATAAAATAGAGGATGCTCTTTACGATTTTCTCTTGTCTTATAAATATCCTGAACGGAAGATATCGCAAAAAATGGCAATTAAAAAGCCTGTAAATAGAATTAAAGATATACTACACATGAAGCAAAATAGTATTTTCGAAAAAGAGCTTTCAGTATATCTTGATAAAGAATGGTTAAAGACTTATAAAAATAGTCATATCTACAATTCTCACAAGGCAATGGATGTACCGAATTATTCATTTACTGGCTACTGGGCCTTTGAAGTAGCCGCAATAGTAAAAATAAAAGGGCTAGACGATAGCTCTTTTAGAGATCATAAATATTATCCAAGTCAATTATTATAA
- a CDS encoding HTTM domain-containing protein: MSLNKLLFTRIDNSALIVFRVFFGFLITCEAWGALATGWVRRILVTPEFTFNFIGFDFLQTFPGPGPQMYAWFGVMGVFGVMVMLGLKYRVAIIGYAIMWSAVYFMQKTAYNNHYYLLMLLLWIMAILPANAAFSLDARFRESVRNISMPRWVTLFIILQLWIVYTYASIAKIYPDWLDATVPEILMRGKKDFLFVGGVLQKNWTHWIISYVGILFDGLIIPLLLWKRTRTWAFFISIFFHLFNSFVFQIGIFPYMSLAFTVFFFEPKTIHNLFLKRWKPFYERSETSSCNKELTTDSITGSPQTLIIPKYKTAMLTVFAIYFIFQIGLPLRQHFIQDNVLWSEEGHRLSWRMMLRSKGGTVTFTVEDKATGKRTTLDHKEYLTKNQQRNIRSKPDVIWQFAQYIKQLKKTEGQDIAVYVKCRIRINGRKSQELIDPGVDLASVDWNWLSHNPWVLDSDGYLDDKGLFPSFGDD, translated from the coding sequence ATGTCACTTAATAAGCTCCTCTTTACTAGAATAGATAACAGCGCGCTCATCGTGTTTCGCGTCTTTTTCGGTTTTCTTATAACTTGTGAGGCCTGGGGAGCGCTAGCTACCGGATGGGTACGACGTATTCTCGTAACACCAGAATTTACATTCAACTTTATAGGATTTGACTTTTTACAAACATTTCCAGGACCTGGACCACAAATGTATGCATGGTTTGGTGTGATGGGAGTTTTTGGAGTGATGGTAATGCTTGGTTTAAAGTACCGTGTGGCAATTATTGGCTATGCGATTATGTGGAGTGCGGTGTATTTCATGCAAAAAACCGCTTATAATAACCACTATTATTTACTAATGCTGCTGTTATGGATTATGGCAATACTCCCCGCAAACGCTGCGTTTTCTCTTGATGCACGCTTTCGCGAAAGCGTAAGAAACATAAGTATGCCGCGCTGGGTAACTTTGTTTATCATTCTCCAACTGTGGATTGTTTATACCTACGCGTCTATTGCCAAAATATATCCAGACTGGCTAGATGCGACGGTACCAGAAATTTTAATGCGAGGTAAGAAAGATTTCTTGTTTGTGGGTGGTGTGCTTCAAAAGAACTGGACACACTGGATTATTTCTTACGTTGGAATCCTTTTTGACGGATTGATCATCCCATTATTGCTGTGGAAACGTACACGTACTTGGGCATTTTTTATCTCCATATTCTTTCACCTCTTTAACTCGTTTGTATTCCAGATTGGGATTTTTCCATACATGTCACTGGCATTTACGGTATTCTTTTTTGAGCCGAAAACCATTCATAATTTATTTCTTAAACGCTGGAAACCGTTTTACGAGCGCAGCGAAACTAGTTCTTGCAATAAAGAACTGACAACTGATTCAATCACTGGCTCACCTCAAACTTTAATTATCCCAAAATATAAAACAGCAATGCTCACTGTGTTCGCAATCTATTTTATATTCCAAATAGGCTTGCCGCTGCGACAGCATTTTATACAAGACAATGTGCTGTGGTCTGAGGAAGGGCATCGTTTGAGTTGGCGTATGATGCTCCGTTCTAAAGGTGGTACGGTTACGTTTACGGTAGAAGATAAGGCAACTGGTAAGCGAACTACACTAGACCATAAAGAGTACCTCACAAAAAACCAACAGCGCAACATCAGATCAAAACCAGATGTGATATGGCAATTTGCACAATACATAAAACAGCTCAAAAAGACAGAAGGGCAAGACATAGCGGTCTACGTAAAATGTAGAATACGTATAAACGGCCGTAAGTCACAAGAGCTTATAGATCCAGGAGTAGATCTCGCAAGTGTAGACTGGAACTGGCTCTCTCATAATCCTTGGGTGCTAGATAGTGATGGTTATCTGGATGATAAGGGGTTGTTTCCTAGTTTTGGAGATGACTAA